A window from Pangasianodon hypophthalmus isolate fPanHyp1 chromosome 4, fPanHyp1.pri, whole genome shotgun sequence encodes these proteins:
- the LOC113539792 gene encoding NACHT domain- and WD repeat-containing protein 1 isoform X1 produces MWSIHRAGIALKKKNKTKHEAVNFPPISNGPVKSLPQYDRELTASHRLQELFFSQGRTDHGPLNRTIKNKKISSHQVGPYAKVSMEMDLKITAHLKYHLQQRYLKTSCHCLSPGKERAEDLTLLTTETFLLKDKALKTSFNVSEAAGSLDAEPQFLPSLIMEEKWVKDGFPALPYCAHKVPRLGSSQGTCGGCQLEKTNSSLSKKRDEKGHYVQDCIRANSLQWETDGLCHVKRRIMIYLCGGYRDTVAERTALMESVYPQLYLYCKQRGYDFRMIDLRRGVEDPVTDHHDSVELHLEMLKKCQETEGPNFFLFTGQKHEIQSLPTTISQKDFEAILKIVIRDRERVSKRQSDLEETATETQPSITNSSADSFTLEPERPEKEGNTGNTALMREDTNSYGEDGEEVCLTRCWADFDRDLTLLLTWYQLDENTVPPVYRLLPVSTHHPDLLSRDGERRKAARKAWHFSCKRICQVLQRSGPEAIGEAETLCLLRTVLDWEVEQGLGAKLPAEEYSHCYKRTITDLLYNLKSEYASQFIDLQKGRAQLNHTLYQAQQSFIHNIHSKLRHTNIYEINVSWGRKGLSPKHNRSHQFYTERLCSHFLRTVVAAFNRVMHVRPIKSSFDIMRKEASQTQIQEEIQLHLKHGKTLAQSFELRQEFLLEVRDALQKSASSQNALLLLGEPGLGKSTILAKVAKLLPTWIPGDVTVLVCFVGLTSDSRNVRLLLQMLCTQIVEVYCKDCKNTEISESLAQLCNELHSLLMLVEENRPLALVLDGLDELSEEQEANLSWLYTLPRHVYAILSANTQSTSAHLLQTQAKVSVLAIPPLSSEEIKASLTSKLVADSYQLQEDQWSLLLHSCLSCPFPMYLRFAYSESRKWTSFSSPEQLSLPGDLKSLFLILLARLEREYGENLVRRATSLISLSRGGVTEEELLKLLGHDRRVAQELTQLYNQTPTTSGYPSVPYGILARLRWELRYHIMEVESDGTWVLRWTHTEFSHVITQRYLKTEDSKKAIHADFADYFSCCASDSHIFQPLAWSREENGRKGYVFNLRKLHGLPYHLIHSGQILSLLSQCLFNYEFLLHKVWGLSISHVEEDMKAAVMPDKELPDIDVLAQALCLSHPVLLKDPCQLASQLLGRLLHITAQDKPVAPGDPQRFSYLHDLLTQCQYSSVPVLVPSYSCLLPPGGITHTVLAGHMSPVKALALGQYHAISCSEDGTFNLWKLEDSITLAKTIPSSVVSNPDCAPEALTLCLEDTVLALRMGHRLQVQEVHSGKVLYTDAGSVDVPVITSTCDGRLLVVFYDGSRIVKVFDLAESCSLLHCVNLTLGCDPIHKDNSILVSRSSLKDYVLFGYRSGGEAAVFSARAGSILVTLKAQHQAASIQAVEMNSQYFLLFCRYPYKRHSDIIHIELFSTASFQYLRSIMGCSQDYISHVTINKGGTHVVAFCPSTHNRTTEINTWNLETEDHKHMARFPGLLSAGICSDLRFCVGFCMGERYLRVWNLASRINDQSLVYNIHRVQSDGIQEIIAMDKYPSYVVCRSTRPGTVRVWNIRRARFRARPVRVEHSLFTSADVALVRDLKLYILTDHGTATFTDTPTPVYQTLLVYDLLTRSYIKKQSGLFIVPCPEQDYQLMKGELLLGLSETRDHLIMWDLNSGYIKGRIKMNHKDSFLSSSVVDDSQSLNMPTGERSELVMPWDWRTESKTARKRRQESELQREKEVRQCLEREKYNSIDQYLLSGDEKVVICSYFAHHLNVFSVVSQEHLHTLDDSWSLLGLRTAALTHSGRHLVISNYSEAQRSPYLTLWDTQHGRVQKRLKNEPGICCVAITDDASRIAFGIANCNKLKVWEPFRRKHKTILGYGSLKLTVSSRLYITEGGAKAILLADEVSLWDLDAGSVLSVFTPDSRIQCVSVVGDEKCTLLLGFSDISTLISMTLSKQGVTRTGKIARHEQLFGESSSSDEEED; encoded by the exons ATGTGGTCAATTCACAGAGCTGGGATTgcacttaaaaagaaaaacaaaaca AAACATGAAGCTGTAAATTTTCCACCCATTTCCAATGGCCCTGTTAAGTCACTACCACAA TATGATAGGGAGCTAACTGCCTCTCACAGACTACAAGAGCTTTTCTTCTCCCAGGGTCGAACTGACCATGGACCTCTTAATAGGACAATCAAGAACAAG AAAATCTCAAGCCATCAGGTTGGTCCTTATGCCAAAGTAAGTATGGAGATGGATCTGAAGATCACTGCCCACCTCAAA TACCATTTACAACAACGGTATTTGAAGACTTCCTGCCATTGTTTGTCTCCTGGAAAGGAGAGAGCTGAAGATTTGACCTTACTGACcactgaaacatttttgttgAAG GACAAGGCTCTGAAGACCTCATTTAATGTCAGCGAGGCTGCGGGCTCATTGGACGCTGAGCCACAGTTTCTGCCAAGCTTAATAATGGAGGAGAAGTGGGTCAAAGATGGCTTTCCTGCTTTACCATATTGTGCACACAAGGTGCCACGCCTAGGCTCTTCTCAGGGAACATGTGGAGGCTGTCAACTTGAGAAGACAAATAGTTCACTTTCTAAGAAAAGGGATGAAAAAGGCCATTATGTCCAGGACTGTATAAGAGCAAATTCCCTGCAATGGGAGACAGATGGACTTTGTCATGTCAAGAGGAGGATTATGATCTATTTGTGTGGGGGATATAGAG ATACAGTTGCAGAGCGTACTGCGCTGATGGAGAGCGTGTATCCTCAGCTGTACCTCTACTGTAAGCAGAGAGGGTATGATTTCAGAATGATTGACCTGCGCAGAGGTGTGGAAGACCCCGTTACTGACCACCATGACTCAGTAGAGCTGCATTTAGAGATGCTTAAGAAGTGCCAAGAGACAGAGGGGCCAAACTTTTTT CTGTTCACAGGTCAGAAGCACGAGATCCAGTCATTACCAACCACCATCTCCCAAAAAGACTTCGAGGCAATTTTGAAAATTGTTATAAGAGACAGGGAAAGAGTTTCCAAGAGGCAGTCTGACTTGGAAGAAACAGCCACTGAAACTCAACCCAGCATTACCAATAGCAGTGCTGATAGTTTTACACTGGAACCAGAGAGGCCTGAAAAAGAGGGGAATACAGGAAACACTGCTTTAATGAGGGAAGACACCAATTCCTATGGAGAAGATGGAGAAGAGGTCTGCTTAACGAGATGTTGGGCAGACTTCGATCGAGATTTGACCCTCTTGCTGACATGGTACCAGCTAGATGAGAACACAGTTCCACCTGTGTACCGCCTGCTGCCTGTCAG TACACATCACCCTGACCTCCTGAGCCGTGATGGGGAGCGTAGGAAAGCAGCTAGGAAAGCATGGCATTTTTCCTGTAAGCGAATATGTCAGGTGCTGCAGCGCAGTGGACCAGAAGCCATCGGAGAGGCAGAAACTTTATGCCTGCTTAGGACAG tattGGACTGGGAGGTAGAACAGGGTCTCGGAGCAAAGCTCCCTGCTGAGGAGTACAGTCACTGTTATAAGCGCACCATCACTGACCTGCTATATAACCTGAAGAGTGAATATGCTTCACAGTTCATTGACCTGCAGAAAGGCAGAGCACAGCTCAACCACACCCTGTATCAAGCACAGCAGAGCTTCATCCATAACATCCACAGCAAG CTGCGACACACTAATATCTATGAGATTAACGTGAGCTGGGGCAGGAAAGGTCTCAGCCCCAAACATAACAGATCACATCAGTTCTACACGGAACGTCTCTGTTCTCATTTCCTACGCACAGTCGTGGCAGCCTTCAACAG GGTGATGCACGTAAGACCAATCAAAAGCTCTTTTGATATCATGAGAAAAGAAGCTTCACAAACTCAAATTCAGGAGGAGATTCAGCTTCACCTTAAACATGGAAAAACACT AGCACAGAGCTTTGAGCTTAGGCAAGAATTCCTGCTGGAAGTGAGGGATGCCCTGCAAAAGTCAGCCTCTTCCCAGAATGCTTTGCTGCTGTTAGGAGAGCCAGGTTTAGGGAAAAGCACCATCCTGGCCAAGGTGGCCAAGCTTTTACCAACTTGGATACCTGG AGATGTGactgtgttggtgtgttttgttgGACTGACATCAGACAGCAGAAATGTGCGTCTTCTCCTGCAAATGCTTTGTACACAGATAGTGGAAGTCTACTGCAAAGACTGCAAAAACACGGAAATATCAGAG TCCTTGGCACAGCTGTGCAACGAGCTGCATTCTTTGTTGATGTTGGTGGAAGAGAACAGGCCTCTGGCTCTGGTgcttgatggtctggatgagctGAGTGAAGAACAAGAAGCTAATCTGTCCTGGCTCTACACTCTACCTCGACATGTCTATGCTATCCTGTCTGCCAACACACAATCCACCTCTGCTCATTTGCTACAG ACTCAAGCTAAGGTCTCAGTTCTTGCTATTCCTCCTCTGAGCAGTGAGGAAATCAAAGCCAGTCTGACCTCTAAACTTGTGGCTGATTCTTACCAGCTTCAAGAGGACCAGTGGAGCCTCTTACTGCACTCGTGTCTCTCCTGTCCTTTTCCTATGTATCTTAGATTTGCCTACAGTGAAAGCAGAAAGTGGACCTCTTTCTCCTCACCAGAACAGCTCTCCCTTCCTGGGGACTTGAAAAGTCTTTTCCTGATCCTCTTGGCACGTTTAGAGCGTGAGTATGGTGAGAACCTGGTGCGACGCGCTACATCGCTGATCTCTCTCTCACGTGGTGGAGTGACAGAAGAGGAACTTCTGAAACTGTTAGGACATGACAGGCGGGTTGCTCAGGAGCTTACACAGTTATACAATCAGACTCCGACCACCTCAGGATATCCCAGTGTGCCTTATGGTATTTTGGCCCGGCTGAGGTGGGAACTCAGGTATCACATTATGGAGGTGGAAAGTGATGGGACATGGGTATTGCGCTGGACCCACACTGAATTCAGCCATGTCATCACCCAGCGCTATTTGAAAACAGAAGACTCGAAGAAGGCTATCCATGCAGATTTTGCAGATTATTTCAGCTGCTGTGCTTCTGATAGTCATATTTTCCAGCCACTTGCATGGAGTAGAGAGGAAAACGGCAGGAAAGGTTATGTGTTTAATTTGCGTAAGCTTCACGGTCTGCCCTACCATCTCATACATTCAGGCCAGATTCTGTCTCTGCTCAGCCAGTGCCTCTTTAACTATGAGTTCCTGCTGCATAAAGTCTGGGGTCTGTCCATCAGCCATGTAGAAGAGGATATGAAAGCTGCTGTCATGCCAGATAA AGAGTTGCCTGATATAGATGTGTTGGCCCAggctctctgtctttcacatCCTGTGCTGTTGAAGGACCCATGCCAACTGGCATCTCAGTTACTGGGGCGTCTCCTCCACATCACTGCCCAAGATAAGCCTGTGGCTCCAG GTGACCCTCAGCGCTTCTCTTACTTGCATGACCTCTTGACACAGTGTCAGTACTCATCAGTGCCTGTCCTGGTGCCATCTTACAGCTGCCTCCTGCCACCaggaggaataacacacacagtacttgCAG GTCATATGAGTCCTGTAAAAGCACTGGCCTTGGGTCAGTATCATGCAATATCATGCTCTGAGGATGGAACCTTTAACCTCTGGAAGTTGGAGGATTCAATAACCCTTGCCAAAACCATTCCAAGTTCGGTGGTGTCTAATCCAGACTGTGCTCCTGAAGCGCTCACTCTCTGTCTGGAGGACACAGTATTGGCACTAAGGATGGGACACAGACTTCAGGTGCAAGAGGTGCACTCTGGAAAGGTGCTTTATACAGATGCAGGGTCAGTGGATGTTCCTGTTATTACATCTACCTGTGATGGACGACTGTTGGTGGTCTTTTACGATGGCAGTCGCATAGTCAAG gTGTTTGATTTAGCAGAGTCCTGCTCACTGCTTCACTGTGTGAACCTCACTCTTGGTTGTGACCCCATTCACAAAGACAACTCCATTCTGGTCTCCCGCAGCTCTCTTAAAGATTATGTCCTCTTTGGATATAG aaGTGGTGGAGAAGCTGCTGTTTTCAGTGCTAGAGCAGGATCAATATTGGTTACTCTAAAAGCTCAGCATCAGGCTGCCTCCATACAAGCTGTGGAAATGAACTCTCAGTACTTCCTTCTCTTCTGCAG GTATCCCTATAAGAGACACAGTGATATAATACACATCGAGCTCTTCAGCACTGCTTCTTTCCAGTACCTGCGCTCTATTATGGGCTGCAGTCAGGATTACATTTCCCATGTTACTATCAATAAGGGTGGCACCCATGTAGTGGCCTTTTGCCCCTCAACTCATAACAGGACCACAGAAATCAATACTTGGAATCTAGAGACTGAAGATCATAAACATATGGCACGATTCCCAGGCCTCCTGTCTGCAG GTATATGTTCTGACCTGCGTTTCTGTGTGGGGTTCTGTATGGGAGAGCGGTACTTGCGCGTGTGGAATCTGGCTTCCAGAATCAATGACCAGTCTCTCGTATACAACATCCACAGAGTACAGAGTGATGGCATTCAGGAGATAATAGCTATGGATAAATATCCCAG TTATGTAGTGTGTCGCAGCACACGCCCTGGTACGGTGCGGGTGTGGAACATAAGGCGAGCACGGTTCAGGGCTCGGCCTGTCCGGGTGGAACACAGCTTATTCACCAGTGCTGATGTTGCTTTGGTGCGAGACCTCAAACTTTATATCCTGACTGACCATGGCACTGCCACCTTCACTGATACACCCACACCAGTTTACCAG ACACTTCTGGTGTATGATCTTCTAACAAGAAGCTACATTAAGAAGCAGTCTGGCCTTTTCATTGTACCATGCCCTGAACAGGACTACCAGCTCATGAAGGGGGAGCTACTGCTTGGCCTGTCAGAGACTCG TGACCATCTGATAATGTGGGACCTGAACTCTGGCTACATTAAAGGCCGCATTAAAATGAATCATAAGGATTCATTTCTGTCCAGCTCTGTGGTTGATGACAGTCAGTCCCTGAATATGCCTACTGGAGAGAGATCAG AGCTGGTGATGCCGTGGGACTGGCGCACAGAGAGCAAGACTGCCAGAAAGAGGAGACAGGAGAGTGAGCTACAGAGGGAAAAAGAAGTGCGGCAATGCTTAGAGAGGGAGAAATACAACTCCATAGACCAGTACCTCCTCAGTGGAGATGAAAAG GTGGTAATATGTTCCTACTTTGCCCATCACCTGAATGTGTTCAGTGTCGTCTCCCAGGAGCACTTGCACACACTTGATGATAGTTGGTCCCTTCTGGGTCTCCGTACTGCGGcgctcacacactcaggaaGGCACTTGGTCATCTCTAACTACAGTGAAGCCCAGCGATCTCCTTACCTCACTCTCTGGGACACACAGCATGGCAGA GTGCAAAAGAGACTGAAAAATGAACCTGGGATTTGTTGTGTGGCCATCACAGACGATGCCAGCAGGATTGCCTTTGGGATTGCAAACTGTAACAA ATTAAAAGTGTGGGAGCCTTTTAGGAGAAAGCACAAGACCATCTTAGGATATGGGAGTCTGAAGCTGACTGTGTCCAGCAGGCTTTATATCACAGAGGGAGGAGCCAAAGCCATTTTGCTAGCAG ATGAGGTGAGTTTATGGGACCTTGATGCTGGGTCGGTGCTGTCTGTCTTCACCCCCGACTCCAGAATTCAGTGTGTATCTGTTGTGGGTGATGAGAAGTGCACTCTCCTCTTAGGTTTCAGTGACATTTCCACTCTTATCAGCATGACCCTTAGCAAACAGGGGGTCACTAGAACAGGTAAAATTGCTCGCCATGAGCAACTGTTCGGGGAGTCCAGCAGcagtgatgaagaggaggactGA